The following proteins are encoded in a genomic region of Fusarium keratoplasticum isolate Fu6.1 chromosome 9, whole genome shotgun sequence:
- a CDS encoding MFS domain-containing protein — MAVIDYSKEDPISASKEVSLATPHEVPVDPNISPDSNSGDVDSRPFVPMKWKLGSVLLICLISFGASWSARLTSSLKSTVKKELGINNTQFALLEASEELMVTLLTMISGIVTDRIGGAGAMLYGNLIMTAGAFVIAGAATCKSYPLMIFGKIVAALGDIATQIAYYRVFSAWFAPGGGFGTTIGLQIGIARIGGFLGSSTANVIAKNLGNFAWVFWIGACVSIFTNVCTLIFFFFTKLARKRFRAPPDPATGELLVENNRKFEFRKILELPWVFWTIMLFSMVQTSCSNVYSQNATELAEHRFGVDAVAAGWYASLSQYAGFFLSPFIGAAIDIYGHRVTQMVVCGTGMLLSMGLINWGTTTTSAAASYAFYAIFKTFGPVTIIEGIRTSMWHQDVFGTAYAAKVTMNNATNIIIRIITGVIQDADNNSYDRVTIVYVFLATASTVVSLAMLVGCWWATDLQILQFTRKQRIRFGDMINERKAQFHGSAGERGRVISKACFLVLLVYVLGSWAAWIWGAVTGNN, encoded by the exons ATGGCTGTCATTGATTATAGCAAGGAAGATCCCATTTCGGCTTCAAAGGAAGTCAGTCTTGCAACACCTCATGAAGTCCCTGTCGATCCAAACATATCACCAGACTCAAATTCTGGGGATGTTGATAGCCGGCCATTCGTTCCAATGAAATGGAAACTCGGCTCAGTCCTGCTCATCTGTCTCATAAGCTTCGGGGCTTCCTGGTCTGCCAGGCTGACCTCGTCGTTAAAGAGCACAGTTAAGAAAGAGCTAGGCATCAACAATACGCAATTTGCATTGCTAGAGGCTAGTGAAGAGCTCATGGTCACTCTCTTAACCATGATCTCTGGCATTGTGACAGATCGGATTGGTGGCGCTG GAGCTATGCTCTATGGAAACTTGATCATGACTGCGGGAGCATTCGTCATCGCAGGCGCAGCGACTTGCAAGTCCTATCCACTGATGATCTTTGGCAAAATTGTTGCAGCATTAGGCGACATCGCCACACAAATTGCTTATTACAGAGTGTTTTCAGCATGGTTTGCCCCTGGTGGAGGATTTGGGACTACGATTGGTCTTCAAATTGGGATAGCTAGAATTGGCGGCTTTCTTGGAAGCTCTACGGCCAATGTCATCGCCAAG AACCTCGGGAACTTTGCCTGGGTCTTTTGGATTGGAGCATGCGTCTCTATCTTTACAAACGTGTGCACGCttatcttcttcttctttacTAAGCTTGCTCGCAAGCGCTTTCGGGCACCCCCTGATCCTGCCACgggcgagcttcttgtcgagaACAACCGAAAGTTCGAGTTTCGCAAAATCCTCGAACTACCTTGGGTGTTTTGGACTATCATGCTTTTCTCTATGGTTCAGACAAGCTGTTCTAATGTCTACTCTCAGAACGCGACCGAGCTTGCCGAGCACCGCTTCGGAGTTGATGCCGTCGCTGCTGGTTGGTACGCATCGTTGTCTCAGTATGCCG GCTTTTTCCTTAGTCCTTTTATTGGTGCTGCCATCGACATATATGGCCATCGTGTGACACAGATGGTTGTCTGTGGCACCGGAATGCTGTTGTCAATGGGACTCATCAACTGGGGCACAACAACCACCAGTGCCGCAGCTTCCTACGCATTCTACGCCATCTTTAAGACATTTGGTCCGGTTACGATCATTGAGGGAATCCGGACCAGTATGTGGCATCAAGATGTCTTTGGCACTGCCTACGCTGCCAAGGTGACGATGAATAATGC GACCAACATCATCATTCGTATTATTACCGGCGTGATTCAAGACGCTGATAATAATTCGTATGACCGTGTCACAATCGTCTACGTGTTTCTCGCCACCGCCTCTACCGTTGTGTCTTTGGCCATGTTGGTTGGGTGCTGGTGGGCCACCGACCTCCAAATCTTGCAATTCACACGAAAGCAAAGAATCCGGTTCGGAGATATGATAAACGAGAGGAAGGCGCAATTCCATGGATCCGCTGGTGAGAGGGGTAGAGTGATCAGCAAGGCTTGTTtcctggtgttgttggtATATGTGCTGGGCAGCTGGGCAGCCTGGATCTGGGGTGCTGTTACGGGTAATAACTAA
- a CDS encoding PNP-UDP-1 domain-containing protein, with the protein MTTRKKLTSPALYSIAWVAALPIERAAATALLDARHDEPGGFDQHANDANVYDWGEIGQHNVVIASLPAGVYGTTSAAITASHLLSSLPHIRIGLLVGIGGGIPRPGRDIRLGDVVVSQPDGQNGGVVQYDLGKAKVNQTWERKGALNMPPPVLLHALGKLQAEHEIEEPKITELLQELIRKYPRMKKHYVHQGGENDRLFSSDHEHAGGSTCDACDSSQQVKRPERDSTDPEIHYGTVASGNTLVEDAAVRDIILQKVGEECLCVEMWAAGLMNTFPCLVIRGICDYADSHKNDRWQRYAAATAAAFAVELLGCVRARQLEETPSARELMKSIATVDHKITHLKESMDSSHSKMVLDRLPTAAGAAHDSSDSWLQATCLENTRVDVLREISEWASDSDSNSTTLRLLNDMAGTGKSTISRTVAQRLAEEGTLGGSFFFKKGETD; encoded by the exons ATGACTACGAGAAAAAAGCTGACGAGCCCAGCTCTCTACTCTATCGCATGGGTCGCTGCGTTACCTATCGAGCGGGCTGCGGCGACTGCTCTCCTCGACGCTCGTCATGACGAACCCGGTGGTTTCGATCAGCACGCCAACGACGCCAATGTCTATGATTGGGGAGAAATCGGACAGCATAATGTGGTGATTGCTTCACTTCCTGCAGGGGTGTACGGCACAACCTCAGCTGCAATCACAGCATCTCACCTACTATCTTCACTGCCTCATATTAGGATCGGTCTGCTTGTGGGCATCGGAGGCGGCATTCCTCGTCCTGGTCGAGACATACGTCTTGGAGATGTCGTTGTCAGTCAGCCTGATGGGCAGAACGGTGGTGTGGTGCAGTATGACCTGGGCAAGGCCAAAGTCAACCAGACCTGGGAGCGGAAGGGTGCTCTCAACATGCCTCCGCCGGTGCTTCTCCACGCGCTTGGGAAATTGCAGGCCGAACACGAAATCGAAGAACCAAAAATCACGGAGCTTCTACAAGAGCTGATCAGAAAGTATCCCCGAATGAAGAAGCATTATGTCCACCAAGGCGGGGAGAACGATCGACTTTTCTCATCAGACCATGAGCATGCTGGGGGTAGTACCTGTGATGCATGCGATTCATCTCAACAAGTAAAGAGACCCGAGAGAGATTCAACAGATCCTGAGATACACTATGGCACTGTGGCATCTGGCAACACTTTGGTCGAAGATGCTGCTGTTCGAGACATCATCTTACAAAAGGTCGGCGAAGAGTGCCTGTGTGTCGAGATGTGGGCGGCTGGCTTGATGAATACCTTCCCGTGCCTTGTTATCAGGGGCATTTGCGACTACGCCGACTCGCATAAAAATGACCGTTGGCAACGGTATGCCGCTGCTACTGCAGCTGCATTTGCAGTGGAACTACTTGGATGTGTACGAGCAAGGCAACTTGAGGAAACGCCGAGTGCTCGGGAGCTCATGAAATCAA TTGCCACGGTTGACCATAAGATTACACACTTAAA GGAGTCAATGGACTCTTCCCACTCAAAGATGGTCCTGGACCGGCTCCCAACCGCCGCAGGAGCTGCCCACGATTCTTCTGATAGTTGGCTCCAAGCAACCTGTCTGGAAAATACTCGGGTCGATGTCCTACGTGAGATTTCCGAGTGGGCTAGCGATTCCGACTCGAACTCGACCACGCTGCGCTTGCTCAACGACATGGCTGGCACTGGGAAATCCACCATATCTCGAACTGTCGCCCAACGCTTAGCCGAAGAGGGGACCCTTGGAGGAAGCTTTttcttcaagaagggcgaAACTGACTGA
- a CDS encoding HET domain-containing protein, with amino-acid sequence MDPSSFIYKPLDRVKSEIRVVRIPPKDDDSLRLDTVCLNDNPTFAALSYVWGDPNVKEAISLDNQSFPMTKNLAAALKHIRGNWTSERSPHRVQSLWVDAVCINQQDPDERTQQVQLMSRIYKSAAIVLAWLGPGDHSLAYSTINLLAREMHDDTARRLNKEKLSRLDWLQEHPSLCSDDGPEQSGSGFRNLAWSAVATFARDPYWNRVWIVQEVALARQLVFISNGLASVGWHTLFTFQWGFELMRKNIRKLSLPRPSSLSPSVWSALATELASVRNIERPCLARGIFNNRLKVPPTQNYSWLMSSFASYLKATDPRDYIYGLLAITEIPIVPDYNKTVSDVYIEYTAAWVETCRDTRITRYITPLSFLSHAGIGLYGSEADFPSWAPNFPGDGELRISKTRMETGFADRGVFGDDSSKLPFVVARTKSLFAWGIEVDTVRSVAQDPVYRLARDLDLLGSAITAVLQGKRYKTVSAALNAFFRLLHRDQSRTVSRSTITRDLSLFYHMTRPLDQVEPQQRDKVLRSLGFSTDPVEFEARFRKCFAPGADFRQLGFDKNLRDLMIEGSKGMVGESWKRIEVKLIQLEKTWRLMGTSSGYLGLAPRGTAVGDRLCVLKGSDVPVLLRRTDLGSYTVVGTAFVEELMDGEAAELEQARKGMDQWFQMQ; translated from the coding sequence atggatccatcctcTTTCATCTACAAGCCGCTTGACCGGGTCAAATCTGAGATCCGAGTCGTTCGAATCCCACCCAAGGATGACGACAGCCTCCGGCTCGACACGGTCTGCCTAAACGACAATCCCACATTTGCCGCCCTGTCATATGTGTGGGGCGATCCCAACGTCAAAGAGGCCATTTCTTTAGACAATCAATCATTCCCAATGACCAAGAACCTCGCCGCAGCCTTGAAACATATCCGTGGCAACTGGACGTCAGAGCGGTCCCCCCACCGGGTTCAAAGCCTATGGGTTGATGCAGTGTGTATCAACCAACAAGACCCCGATGAACGGACCCAGCAAGTCCAGCTCATGAGCCGCATCTACAAAAGCGCAGCTATTGTCCTCGCGTGGCTCGGCCCCGGGGATCATTCGCTCGCTTACTCTACAATCAACCTGCTTGCCAGAGAGATGCATGATGATACGGCGCGAAGGCTCAATAAAGAAAAGCTTTCTCGGCTGGATTGGTTGCAAGAACATCCCTCTCTTTGTTCCGACGACGGCCCTGAGCAATCGGGATCGGGTTTCCGAAACCTTGCTTGGTCCGCTGTGGCTACCTTTGCGAGAGATCCTTACTGGAATCGCGTGTGGATCGTTCAAGAGGTTGCACTGGCCCGTCAACTGGTCTTCATCAGCAACGGCTTGGCATCGGTTGGTTGGCATACGCTCTTTACCTTTCAATGGGGTTTTGAACTGATGCGGAAAAATATTCGCAAATTATCCCtaccaagaccaagctccTTGTCTCCAAGCGTGTGGTCGGCTTTGGCGACTGAGTTGGCGAGCGTCCGTAACATAGAACGGCCATGCCTCGCAAGGGGCATTTTCAACAATAGGTTGAAAGTGCCTCCAACTCAAAACTATAGCTGGCTTATGTCAAGTTTTGCAAGCTATCTCAAGGCTACAGACCCCAGGGATTACATCTATGGGCTTCTCGCCATTACTGAAATCCCGATTGTCCCAGACTACAACAAGACGGTCTCGGACGTCTATATCGAGTACACGGCCGCCTGGGTCGAGACTTGCCGTGATACGAGAATCACCAGGTATATTACCCCTCTTTCGTTCCTATCTCACGCCGGAATTGGCCTCTACGGGTCCGAGGCCGACTTTCCCAGTTGGGCGCCCAACTTCCCGGGGGACGGGGAGCTTCGCATCTCAAAAACAAGGATGGAAACTGGGTTTGCGGATAGAGGAGTGTTTGGAGACGACTCAAGCAAGCTCCCGTTTGTCGTCGCTAGGACAAAGAGCCTGTTTGCCTGGGGCATTGAGGTTGACACGGTTCGCTCTGTTGCTCAGGATCCTGTGTATCGATTAGCAAGGGATTTGGATTTGCTGGGAAGTGCTATAACCGCCGTTTTGCAGGGCAAGCGGTATAAAACTGTGTCGGCAGCCCTCAATGCTTTCTTCCGGCTGCTGCACAGAGATCAGTCAAGAACCGTCAGCAGGTCAACGATTACCCGcgacctctctctcttctaTCACATGACCAGGCCCTTGGATCAGGTCGAGCCTCAGCAACGGGACAAAGTGCTGCGCAGTCTGGGCTTTTCTACAGACCCAGTCGAGTTTGAGGCCCGATTCCGCAAGTGCTTTGCTCCCGGCGCAGATTTTCGACAGCTGGGGTTTGACAAAAATCTGAGAGACCTTATGATAGAGGGGTCCAAGGGAATGGTCGGCGAATCCTGGAAGAGAATAGAAGTCAAGCTGATCCAGCTGGAGAAGACCTGGAGACTGATGGGCACGAGTAGCGGTTATTTGGGTCTTGCACCACGTGGAACTGCAGTCGGCGATCGACTTTGCGTGCTGAAAGGCTCTGATGTCCCTGTCCTTCTACGGAGGACAGATCTGGGCTCGTATACTGTCGTGGGGACTGCCTTTGTGGAGGagctgatggatggagaggcGGCAGAGCTTGAGCAAGCTAGAAAGGGCATGGATCAGTGGTTTCAGATGCAATAG
- a CDS encoding Alpha-l-rhamnosidase, with product MSATTHLLAPELAGYLRPKRVHAAIGNVHNEDALLSGVRDFQAPASQVCTLTSGTDDRASVVLDYDVVVCGVPVFFVHSVSPAAGETEVVLEATYSEALAYIDREDGDGPFPFTAGADTLRANRYRIDRPGMIEHFQLQGGQRWQRLELVTPGSIRLTLVGFKPTTYNQEPADMTGYFECSDSQLNQIWATGARTVQINSIPAKSTVANWQVLSSGTLISSQRASHYTWGGNWTDYAVQVETNIIDGGFALAIRSRGGFGPLFQFYLDGANLKIDFLYGFYNQAQITLWQTFCGSCEHNVKALGLAEGIWKRWEITAYGDEEYVILLEGEVLTSFKQLQGERRDANGRVKSIAPHEGSFGFGTGKGQTAMFRNCRAVSRNGDLLYSSTMRDPHVLSDFAVGTNHLPCMLDGGKRDRAVWLGDTVVPALALYYSTGMFDFVLGSIEACLSRQREDGTIPAFALVGISGLDASPEHEVTPPYHILAGTFTMYVVRLCSDYLLYTGNVGYIRSIYPRLQKLISVIADKVDERGLVTLEGLWAMDSDYYNKSRSGSTTKNNAVYVIALQRMTLVAEALDDLASAEDYRKRAERVRAAVNERLFNKTTELYDASENNRDIVSEDANAFALLADFPSSIGQRKTILRRLHALKSPGGYLSFDKESGYMETPVVSPIMNGWHAEAALQVGDLDNFNDAIDIWRSCWGPMVDQNTPYYSGLLTWGLCFRSVPNEAWMVEI from the exons ATGTCAGCTACTACTCACCTCCTGGCCCCAGAGTTGGCAGGATACCTACGTCCGAAGAGGGTCCACGCCGCCATAGGGAATGTTCACAACGAGGACGCACTCCTGTCTGGCGTTCGAGACTTTCAGGCTCCAGCTAGCCAAGTCTGCACGCTGACAAGTGGCACAGATGACCGGGCGAGCGTGGTTCTAGACTACGACGTTGTCGTCTGTGGCGTCCCAGTCTTCTTTGTCCATTCTGTGTCCCCCGCAGCAGGCGAGACCGAAGTGGTTCTAGAGGCCACTTACTCGGAGGCCCTGGCGTATATTGACCGTGAGGATGGAGACGGTCCGTTTCCATTCACTGCGGGGGCAGACACCCTCCGAGCAAACAG ATATCGCATTGACCGGCCTGGTATGATCGAGCACTTTCAGCTACAAGGGGGCCAGCGATGGCAGAGACTCGAGCTGGTGACACCCGGCTCGATTCGACTGACCTTGGTCGGATTCAAGCCAACAACCTACAACCAAGAACCGGCCGATATGACTGGGTACTTTGAGTGTTCCGACTCCCAGCTCAACCAGATCTGGGCTACTGGAGCTCGAACAGTTCAGATTAATTCCATCCCTGCAAAGTCCACCGTTGCAAACTGGCAGGTCCTCAGCTCCGGAAcgctcatctcatcccagaGAGCCTCGCACTACACCTGGGGCGGCAACTGGACAGACTATGCAGTCCAGGTCGAGACGAATATCATCGACGGCGGATTCGCCCTGGCAATTCGGTCACGCGGAGGGTTCGGACCTCTGTTCCAATTCTACCTGGACGGAGCAAACCTCAAGATCGATTTTCTTTACGGATTCTACAACCAAGCTCAGATTACGCTGTGGCAGACCTTCTGTGGCTCCTGTGAGCATAACGTGAAggcccttggcctcgccgAAGGCAtctggaagagatgggaaATCACGGCGTACGGAGACGAGGAATACGTCATTCTCCTCGAAGGTGAGGTTCTGACCTCCTTTAAGCAGCTGCAGGGCGAGAGGAGGGACGCCAACGGCCGTGTCAAATCCATCGCGCCTCACGAGGGTagcttcggcttcggcaCTGGGAAGGGCCAGACAGCCATGTTTCGGAATTGTCGAGCCGTGTCCCGCAACGGAGATCTTCTCTACTCCAGCACCATGAGGGACCCTCACGTCCTCTCCGACTTCGCCGTCGGGACAAACCATCTGCCCTGCATGTTGGACGGCGGGAAGCGAGACAGAGCCGTGTGGCTTGGCGACACCGTCGTCCCAGCGCTCGCATTGTACTACTCAACAGGGATGTTCGACTTCGTGCTAGGGTCTATCGAGGCGTGTCTATCGCGGCAGAGGGAGGACGGTACTATCCCGGCCTTTGCTCTGGTCGGCATATCAGGGTTGGACGCCAGCCCTGAGCACGAGGTCACGCCGCCCTACCACATACTTGCGGGTACCTTTACCATGTACGTGGTTCGCCTCTGCTCCGATTATCTACTGTATACTG GCAACGTCGGGTACATCCGCTCCATTTACCCCAGGCTGCAGAAACTTATTTCGGTTATCGCagacaaggtcgacgagaggGGCCTTGTGACTCTCGAGGGCTTGTGGGCCATGGATAGCGACTATTACAACAAGAGCCGGAGCGGCAGTACCACCAAGAACAATGCCGTCTACGTCATTGCCCTCCAGCGCATGACCTTGGTTGCCGAGGCTCTCGATGACCTCGCGTCCGCAGAGGACTACCGCAAACGGGCTGAGAGGGTCAGGGCTGCAGTCAACGAGAGGCTCTTTAACAAAACGACTGAGCTGTACGACGCCTCCGAAAACAACCGCGACATTGTTTCCGAAGACGCCAACGCTTTCGCTCTCCTAGCCGACTTCCCCAGCAGTATCGGCCAACGCAAGACAATCCTCAGGCGTCTCCATGCGCTCAAGTCTCCTGGAGGATACCTGTCCTTTGACAAAGAGTCGGGCTACATGGAGACGCCCGTGGTATCACCTATCATGAATGGGTGGCACGCTGAGGCGGCCCTGCAAGTCGGAGACTTAGACAACTTTAACGACGCCATCGACATTTGGCGGTCATGCTGGGGCCCCATGGTTGACCAGAATACGCCATATTATTCCGG TCTACTCACTTGGGGTCTATGCTTTAGGTCTGTTCCCAACGAGGCCTGGATGGTCGAGATTTGA